The Methanomethylovorans hollandica DSM 15978 genome includes a region encoding these proteins:
- a CDS encoding GTP-binding protein: MKLVVIAGTPGSGKTSVLLHTIKALVSLRNSPAVVKIDCLWTDDDQRFQKLGIPVQVGLAKDMCPDHFTIYNTEEMLRWAASKGSDMLLNETAGLCLRCAPYPDDCLAVCVIDVTTGPNTPLKVGPLLTTADVVVMTKGDVVSQAEREVFRERVLDVNPGCSIVEANGLTGKGSFELAELIRASPDTGTGMKLRYNPPLAICSLCTGEMRVARKHHMGVLRSLDGCMEYRGE; this comes from the coding sequence ATGAAACTTGTTGTAATTGCAGGCACTCCCGGGTCAGGAAAAACTTCTGTATTGCTTCACACGATCAAAGCTCTTGTATCCCTGAGAAATTCCCCGGCAGTGGTCAAGATCGACTGTCTGTGGACAGATGATGACCAGAGGTTCCAGAAGCTTGGGATACCTGTGCAGGTGGGACTTGCCAAGGATATGTGTCCTGACCATTTTACGATCTACAACACCGAAGAAATGCTGAGATGGGCAGCATCCAAGGGTTCTGACATGCTCCTAAACGAAACTGCGGGCCTTTGCCTGCGATGTGCTCCCTATCCTGATGATTGCCTTGCTGTTTGTGTCATCGATGTGACTACCGGTCCTAACACTCCCCTTAAGGTCGGCCCGCTCCTCACAACCGCAGACGTGGTGGTCATGACAAAAGGAGATGTGGTTTCCCAGGCAGAGCGGGAAGTGTTCAGGGAAAGGGTCCTGGATGTGAATCCCGGATGCAGTATTGTGGAAGCTAACGGACTTACAGGGAAAGGCTCTTTTGAGCTTGCTGAGCTGATACGTGCTTCCCCTGATACAGGGACCGGGATGAAATTACGATATAATCCTCCTCTTGCAATTTGTTCTTTGTGTACCGGTGAGATGAGAGTGGCACGCAAACACCACATGGGAGTTTTGCGCAGCCTTGACGGTTGTATGGAATACAGGGGAGAGTGA
- a CDS encoding ATP-binding cassette domain-containing protein, whose protein sequence is MRDVITLTILGGVNKDGITESIDRIEVNKGEIIGIVGPTGSGKSTLIDDIEQLARGDTSSGRHILINGEVPDTSIRVDPRLKLVAQLSQKMHFLADMTVEDFLIMHARSRGKGPGLVHRVLELANTLTGEPIALHHHLTALSGGQSRSLMTADIAVISDSPVVLIDEIENAGIRKQEALELLACEGKIVIVVTHDPVLALMATRRIVMKNGGMVDVITTSSREQHVCCKIAEVDNWLLSLRETIRRGDIVEGTV, encoded by the coding sequence ATGAGGGATGTAATAACACTGACTATTCTGGGTGGCGTCAACAAGGACGGAATTACGGAGTCTATTGACAGAATAGAAGTTAACAAAGGTGAGATAATCGGCATAGTGGGTCCCACTGGTTCGGGAAAAAGCACTCTTATCGATGATATTGAACAGCTTGCCCGGGGAGATACTTCTTCAGGCAGGCATATACTTATTAATGGCGAAGTACCGGACACTTCGATCAGAGTGGACCCACGGCTTAAACTGGTGGCTCAACTCTCGCAGAAAATGCACTTTCTGGCTGATATGACAGTAGAGGATTTCCTTATAATGCATGCAAGAAGCAGAGGGAAGGGACCAGGACTTGTGCACCGTGTTTTGGAACTTGCCAATACTCTTACCGGGGAACCCATAGCCCTACATCACCATCTTACTGCACTTAGCGGCGGCCAGTCCCGTTCTCTCATGACAGCTGACATTGCTGTTATCAGTGATTCTCCTGTGGTGCTCATCGATGAGATAGAAAATGCAGGGATCAGAAAACAGGAAGCTTTGGAACTGCTTGCATGTGAGGGCAAGATAGTGATAGTTGTGACCCACGATCCTGTACTGGCACTCATGGCCACCCGCAGGATAGTGATGAAAAATGGCGGCATGGTGGATGTTATTACTACAAGCTCACGGGAACAACATGTTTGTTGCAAGATAGCTGAAGTGGATAACTGGCTGCTCTCTCTCAGAGAAACCATCCGCAGGGGAGACATTGTTGAGGGTACGGTATGA